A window of Deltaproteobacteria bacterium genomic DNA:
ACCGCCATGCGCTCCACCGAAGCCAGGCCAACGCTCAACGCCAGGTTGGCCAGGAGCGAGAGCGCCAGCAGCGCGGCCAGCACCGCCCGCCCGTCGCGCACCCGGCGCCGCTCCGCGTCCAGCAGTTCCCGTCTCATCCAGGCCTCCCTATCCGATGAACCGCCGCGCGTGGCTCGGCGGCGCTCCCCTGAGCCCCAACGCGAAGGACGGCAGGAACCAGTAGAGCGCGCAGATGGCCACGTCCGCGCCCCCACCCCGCTTGGCGCGGCGCAGCAGCGCCCACGCCCCGACCCCCGCCGCGAGCCCGGTCACGAAGGCGTTGGCGGCCAGTCCCAGGACCGCCGGCCCCAGGAGCGCCGCCGCCTCGTCGAGCGTCCAGAAGAGCCAGCGCTCCGGGTCGTCCAGGCGCGAGGGGATCGTGTGTCTGGCCACGTCGCTCATCCCCAGCCCTCAAATGATCGCCGTGCCGACAAGGCCCGTCACCACGCCCGTGCCGGCCCCGGCCGCGATGCCCACGCCCACGGCCCCCGCCAGTTGCGCGGCGTTGAAACGCAGAACCGAGCCCACCAGAGCGGCTCCGACCGCGAGCGTGGCCGCAAGCTGCCCGCCGGTTCCCGAGACGATGTTCGTCACCGTGCCCAACGGGCCCGCGAAGGTCGTGTCCGACGTGGCCCACGCCAAGTCCGCGCTCGACATCGTCCAGACGAACGCAAGGAGCGTCCATCCGGTCAGTGAAAACGTCCTCATGGCCTCTCCTCCCGTCCGGCCGTGCCGTCGTCCGACGTCGACAACCGCCGCCGTGCCGAGGCCCAGTCGTCCAGGTCCGCCGCCAGGTACCGCACCCGGCTCCCGAACCGGTGGAACGCCGGCCCGTCGCCGCTCACGCGGTAGCGGTCCAGCGTCCGGGGCGAGAGCCCCAGCCATGCGGCCGCCTCCCTCGTGCTCAGATACTTCGTGCCGTTCGCGTACATTCCATTCCCTCCTTCCTCTTCCAGGTTGATTCCGGCCCCCGCCGACGATAGCGGGGCCGCCGTTGATCCAGGCCTCGCGGCCTCAAAAAAATTGTGGTTCTCTCCGCTCCTGGCGCGGATGGCGCCCATCTCTTCCACGCTCGCATGGGCGGCCATCCAGGCCCGGACCCGGTCGACCGTCCTGAGCCTGGGCGACGCTCCCCGGCGCAACCTCCCCACCAGCGACCGGTTGCCCGCCGCCTCCGCCCCCAGCAACGAGGCCTTGGCGCGCGTCACCTCAAGGAACGCCTCCACCTCGCCCCGAAACGCCGGACCCAGCGGCG
This region includes:
- the traL gene encoding type IV conjugative transfer system protein TraL; translated protein: MARHTIPSRLDDPERWLFWTLDEAAALLGPAVLGLAANAFVTGLAAGVGAWALLRRAKRGGGADVAICALYWFLPSFALGLRGAPPSHARRFIG
- a CDS encoding helix-turn-helix domain-containing protein, with translation MYANGTKYLSTREAAAWLGLSPRTLDRYRVSGDGPAFHRFGSRVRYLAADLDDWASARRRLSTSDDGTAGREERP